The Euleptes europaea isolate rEulEur1 chromosome 2, rEulEur1.hap1, whole genome shotgun sequence genome has a segment encoding these proteins:
- the EXTL2 gene encoding exostosin-like 2: MRFYHTCKLPGRIMGIRLLHFSSVVILLLLLVAGALTALLPNIKEDKMLNLRRERKSQGQTASDSFTLIMQTFNRTDLLLKLLNHYQAIPHLHKVIVVWNNVGEKAPEESWNSLGPHPVPVIFKVQTANRMKNRLQVFPELDTKAVLMMDDDTLVSAYDLIFAFSIWQQFPDQIVGFVPRKHIPSSSGIYSYGSFELQSPAVGSGDQYSMVLIGAAFFSSEYLELFQKQPEAVHAMIDETQNCDDIAMNFLVAKHTGKPSGMFVKPVDIRNLEKESNSGYPGMWHRAEHLLQRSYCLNKLVSIYGNMPLKYSNIMISQFGFPNYANHKNKM, translated from the exons atGAG GTTTTATCACACCTGCAAGCTCCCAGGAAGAATTATGGGGATCCGACTACTTCACTTCTCTTCAGTAGTGATCCTTTTGTTATTGCTTGTGGCGGGTGCATTAACTGCTTTGTTACCCAACATTAAGGAAGATAAAATGCTCAACCTGCGTAGGGAAAGAAAGTCCCAAGGCCAGACTGCCTCGGATTCATTCACTCTTATTATGCAAACATTCAACAGGACTGATTTGCTCTTGAAGCTTTTAAATCATTATCAAGCCATTCCCCATTTGCACAAAGTGATCGTTGTGTGGAATAATGTTGGGGAAAAAGCCCCAGAGGAGTCTTGGAATTCCCTGGGACCTCACCCTGTCCCTGTTATCTTCAAAGTGCAAACTGCAAATCGCATGAAGAACAGACTCCAGGTTTTCCCTGAGTTGGATACCAAAG CTGTTTTGATGATGGATGATGACACCCTAGTTAGCGCTTATGACCTCATTTTCGCTTTCTCCATTTGGCAG CAATTTCCAGATCAGATCGTGGGATTTGTTCCTAGAAAGCACATTCCCAGCTCTTCAGGAATATACAGCTACGGGAGCTTTGAGCTACAGAGCCCTGCCGTCGGCAGTGGGGACCAATACTCCATGGTTCTAATAGGAGCAGCATTCTTCAGCAGCGAATACCTAGAACTCTTTCAAAAACAGCCTGAAGCTGTGCATGCCATGATAGACGAGACTCAAAATTGTGATGACATTGCCATGAATTTCTTAGTGGCCAAACATACCGGAAAGCCTTCGGGCATGTTTGTGAAGCCAGTAGACATCAGGAATTTGGAAAAAGAAAGTAACAGTGGCTACCCTGGAATGTGGCATCGGGCAGAACACTTGCTCCAGAGGTCTTACTGCCTAAATAAATTGGTTAGTATCTATGGCAACATGCCCTTAAAATACTCTAACATTATGATTTCTCAGTTTGGTTTTCCTAACTATGCTAATCACAAGAATAAAATGTAA